A single genomic interval of Oscillatoria salina IIICB1 harbors:
- a CDS encoding zinc ribbon domain-containing protein, protein MSSYKPTRNNSCDLKRSNSWAFSQLRTFLEYKGIKEGVEVIAIPPAYTSQTCHKCLHSGIRAGKSFRCTNPRCQDQGDADVNASLVIALWGCSFNQPGGSQLLSCTMTPGLLKASTLIGEVVYEYI, encoded by the coding sequence TTGTCAAGCTACAAGCCGACGAGAAACAACAGTTGCGATCTCAAACGGTCTAATTCCTGGGCTTTTTCTCAATTGCGGACGTTCTTAGAGTACAAGGGAATCAAAGAAGGAGTGGAAGTAATTGCTATCCCTCCCGCTTATACTAGTCAAACGTGCCATAAATGCTTGCATTCAGGCATTAGAGCTGGAAAATCTTTCCGGTGTACAAATCCTCGATGTCAAGATCAAGGGGATGCGGATGTTAATGCTTCATTAGTAATTGCGCTTTGGGGCTGTTCTTTCAACCAGCCTGGAGGTTCGCAGTTGTTGTCTTGTACGATGACTCCAGGGCTACTGAAAGCCTCGACCCTAATTGGCGAGGTTGTTTACGAATATATTTGA
- a CDS encoding IMS domain-containing protein has translation MRIPLDYYRIIGVPIQASDEQIAQAYQDRTRQLPRREYSDAAIAARKELLEKAFSVLSDPESRSRYDAKFFAKNYEQGQGVARRVPEAQPQVELPLVKSDEEDDVEVDPRTPWIEIKSEQFVGALLILQELGEYELVLKLGHRYLDERNAAISVDKGLLGDPQLVRADIVLTLALACLELGREQWQQGHYEDAAVSGQTGQELLLHEGLFPTVRGEIQTDLYKLRPYRILELLALGVKKTRARRKGLQLLREMLAERGGIDGTGEDRSGLSIDDFLRFIQQLRSYLTAAEQQELFEAEARRPSAVATYLAVYSLLGRGFAERDPRLILRAKEMLMRLGKRQDVHLEQAVCALLLGQTEEATRALELSQEYEPLAFIREHSQGAPDLLPGLCLYGERWLQTEVFPHFRDLANKQVSLKDYFADERVQGFLEQLPVETGNENQWSVDEQTSVGVAGTSTATNGQSSRSSVAMEGRRGMEVRSRFGSPTAGTQGTATTTGTGSTLTTLTNRERGGAPTTTRGYSAGVSTLAGGGGSTQRSSELVSETTGVAGTARGRRAIPPGSSRSGSLGIDSSNAPGFTESAPNGNGSGSLDAIANRDRRSGTKSSSPQLARLWLVGAGLLLGLVLLLWGSFKLVQSLFSQNSPTLEEPQPVVTLSEPPVEIPESELPLVAPEGPLTEATAEQAIRTWFAAKAAALGPEHQVDRLNQILAEPLLSQWRRNAQNLQRSDAYRFYGHELQIESVAENPANPDQGTVEAVVREVAKSYTGGQLNPGDSYDENLRVRYDLVRQEGQWQIKGTELLR, from the coding sequence GTGCGAATTCCGCTCGATTATTACAGAATTATAGGCGTACCAATTCAGGCAAGCGACGAGCAGATCGCTCAGGCGTATCAAGATCGGACTCGCCAACTGCCTCGTCGAGAGTACAGCGATGCGGCGATCGCTGCTCGTAAAGAACTGCTGGAAAAAGCTTTCTCGGTTTTGTCTGACCCAGAAAGTCGCTCGAGATACGATGCTAAGTTTTTTGCGAAAAATTACGAACAGGGGCAAGGGGTTGCTCGCCGAGTTCCTGAAGCGCAGCCACAAGTAGAATTGCCTCTGGTCAAATCTGATGAGGAAGATGATGTTGAGGTCGATCCTCGCACGCCTTGGATCGAAATTAAGTCAGAACAATTTGTCGGCGCTCTCTTGATTCTCCAAGAGTTAGGCGAGTACGAATTAGTCCTGAAGCTGGGACATCGCTATCTCGATGAGCGTAATGCTGCAATTAGTGTTGATAAAGGTTTGTTGGGAGATCCCCAATTAGTACGGGCGGATATTGTTTTAACTCTGGCTCTGGCTTGTTTGGAGTTGGGTAGGGAACAATGGCAGCAAGGTCATTATGAAGATGCTGCTGTTTCGGGACAAACGGGTCAAGAGTTGCTCCTTCATGAGGGTTTGTTTCCTACTGTTCGCGGAGAAATTCAAACGGATCTCTATAAGCTACGACCTTACAGGATTTTGGAGTTACTAGCGCTGGGTGTGAAAAAAACTAGGGCTAGACGTAAGGGTTTGCAGCTTTTGCGAGAAATGTTGGCGGAACGGGGCGGTATCGATGGTACTGGTGAAGATCGCTCGGGTTTGAGTATTGATGATTTTCTCCGTTTTATTCAGCAGCTACGCAGCTATTTAACGGCGGCGGAACAGCAGGAGTTGTTTGAAGCGGAAGCGCGACGACCTTCGGCTGTGGCAACTTATTTGGCTGTTTACTCTTTGTTGGGACGGGGCTTCGCTGAGCGAGATCCAAGGCTGATTTTAAGGGCGAAGGAAATGCTGATGCGTCTGGGAAAACGCCAGGATGTGCATTTGGAACAGGCGGTCTGTGCTTTGCTGTTGGGTCAGACGGAAGAGGCTACTCGCGCTCTGGAATTGAGTCAGGAATACGAACCTTTGGCTTTTATTCGGGAACATTCTCAAGGTGCGCCAGATTTGTTGCCTGGGTTGTGTTTGTATGGGGAACGTTGGCTGCAAACTGAGGTGTTTCCTCATTTTCGAGATTTGGCAAATAAGCAGGTTTCTTTGAAGGATTATTTTGCTGACGAACGGGTGCAGGGTTTCTTGGAGCAATTACCTGTAGAAACGGGTAATGAGAATCAGTGGTCGGTGGATGAGCAAACGAGTGTGGGTGTTGCTGGTACGAGTACAGCAACGAATGGACAAAGTTCTCGTTCGTCAGTAGCAATGGAGGGGCGGCGAGGAATGGAGGTGCGATCGCGTTTTGGCTCGCCGACTGCGGGAACTCAGGGGACAGCAACAACTACAGGTACGGGTTCAACTTTAACGACGCTGACTAACCGAGAACGTGGCGGTGCGCCGACGACAACTCGTGGTTATAGTGCTGGGGTTTCAACTTTGGCGGGTGGTGGAGGAAGTACACAAAGGTCGTCAGAGTTGGTTTCGGAAACTACGGGTGTAGCAGGTACGGCGCGCGGTCGTCGGGCAATTCCGCCCGGTAGTTCTCGCTCTGGAAGTTTGGGAATCGATTCTTCCAACGCGCCAGGATTTACAGAGTCTGCTCCTAATGGTAATGGCTCTGGTTCGCTAGATGCGATCGCTAATAGAGATCGCCGTTCTGGTACTAAATCTTCTTCTCCTCAATTGGCTCGTTTATGGCTAGTTGGTGCAGGGCTGCTTTTGGGGTTGGTGTTGCTGTTGTGGGGTTCTTTTAAGTTAGTACAAAGCCTTTTTAGTCAAAATTCTCCTACTTTGGAAGAACCTCAGCCTGTGGTAACTTTGAGCGAGCCTCCTGTAGAAATTCCGGAATCTGAACTTCCGTTAGTAGCTCCTGAAGGACCTTTAACCGAGGCAACTGCGGAACAAGCGATTCGCACTTGGTTTGCGGCGAAAGCGGCGGCGCTCGGTCCGGAACATCAAGTCGATCGCTTAAACCAAATTTTAGCCGAGCCTTTGCTATCTCAATGGCGCAGAAATGCCCAAAACTTGCAGCGTAGTGATGCTTATCGCTTCTACGGACACGAGCTTCAGATAGAATCGGTTGCAGAAAATCCCGCAAATCCCGACCAAGGAACGGTGGAAGCAGTAGTCAGAGAAGTTGCTAAGTCTTATACCGGAGGTCAACTCAATCCGGGCGATTCTTATGACGAAAATTTGCGAGTTCGTTATGATTTGGTACGTCAAGAAGGTCAGTGGCAAATTAAAGGTACTGAACTGCTGAGATAG
- a CDS encoding DUF4912 domain-containing protein, with translation MAKERPPLEEMTLRQLRKVASKYNVSRYSRMRKARLLAELKKIIEAEQISAVPSRTEEVKETVEATKFIVGQEDPTGGTLADVDKGLSDLPAGYGESRIVLMPRDPQWCYIYWDIPNEQKEELRRQGGQQLALRLYDVTDINLDAQRAHSVQEYLCDELAREWYIPIPVSDRDYLVEIGYRAVDGRWLVLARSAAVRVPPIYPSDWIDDRFITVGWEEDLRGKTFMELVPPTKRIPAGFEAGTGKQIYDDIFDMAQAGEAQRVAGSLFGSMQQVPGSIQQVPGSIQQVPGSIQHVSGSIQHVSGSIQHVSGSIQHIPGSVVSQQAVSSYVFPSGMGMWAGAGAVPTMSGVGYSMSGAGMGYSMSGAGMGYSMSGAEMGYTMSGAGMGYTMSGAGMGYTMSGAGMGYTMSGAGMGYTMSGAGMGYSMSGAEMGYTMSGAGMGYTMSGAGMGYSMSGVGMGYSMSGVGMGYSMSGVGMGYSMSGVGMGYTMSGAGLTMSGAGFSGSLPQVRPRKFWLVADAELIVYGATEPDATVTIGGRPIKLNPDGTFRFQMSFQDGLIDYPIMAVAVDGEQMRSIHMKFNRETPSRHTNTKEEAVEEWLA, from the coding sequence ATGGCAAAAGAACGCCCACCTCTTGAAGAAATGACTTTACGGCAACTGCGTAAAGTTGCCAGCAAATATAACGTTAGTCGTTACAGTCGGATGCGTAAAGCACGCTTGCTGGCTGAACTGAAAAAAATCATTGAAGCAGAGCAAATTTCTGCGGTTCCATCTCGCACCGAGGAGGTAAAGGAAACAGTGGAAGCAACAAAATTTATAGTCGGACAAGAAGATCCCACAGGTGGGACCCTGGCGGATGTGGACAAAGGATTGTCAGATTTACCAGCAGGTTACGGCGAGAGTCGAATTGTGTTAATGCCTCGCGATCCGCAGTGGTGCTACATTTACTGGGATATTCCTAACGAGCAAAAAGAAGAATTGCGTCGTCAGGGAGGACAGCAGTTAGCGTTGCGGCTTTATGACGTTACAGATATTAATTTAGATGCTCAACGCGCTCACAGCGTGCAGGAATATCTCTGTGATGAACTAGCCAGAGAGTGGTATATACCAATTCCCGTCAGCGATCGCGATTATCTTGTCGAAATTGGCTATCGTGCTGTTGACGGTCGTTGGTTAGTTTTGGCTCGTTCTGCGGCTGTACGCGTACCTCCGATTTATCCTTCTGACTGGATTGACGATCGCTTCATCACTGTCGGCTGGGAAGAAGATTTGCGCGGCAAGACTTTCATGGAGTTAGTTCCTCCTACCAAGCGGATACCCGCAGGTTTCGAGGCTGGTACTGGCAAGCAAATTTACGATGACATCTTTGACATGGCGCAAGCTGGGGAAGCCCAGCGTGTTGCGGGTTCTTTATTTGGCTCAATGCAGCAAGTTCCCGGTTCAATCCAGCAAGTTCCCGGTTCAATCCAGCAAGTTCCCGGTTCAATCCAGCACGTTTCCGGTTCAATCCAGCACGTTTCCGGTTCAATCCAGCACGTTTCCGGTTCAATCCAGCATATTCCTGGCTCAGTAGTATCACAACAAGCTGTTAGTTCCTATGTCTTCCCCTCTGGTATGGGAATGTGGGCAGGAGCAGGAGCAGTTCCCACAATGTCCGGAGTGGGCTACTCGATGTCGGGCGCTGGTATGGGCTACTCGATGTCGGGCGCTGGTATGGGCTACTCAATGTCGGGCGCAGAGATGGGCTACACCATGTCTGGAGCAGGTATGGGCTACACCATGTCTGGAGCAGGTATGGGCTACACCATGTCTGGAGCAGGTATGGGCTACACCATGTCGGGCGCTGGTATGGGCTACACCATGTCGGGAGCAGGTATGGGCTACTCGATGTCGGGCGCAGAGATGGGCTACACCATGTCGGGAGCAGGTATGGGCTACACCATGTCGGGAGCAGGTATGGGTTACTCGATGTCTGGCGTAGGTATGGGTTACTCGATGTCTGGCGTAGGTATGGGTTACTCGATGTCTGGCGTAGGTATGGGTTACTCGATGTCTGGCGTAGGTATGGGTTACACCATGTCTGGAGCAGGTTTAACCATGTCTGGAGCAGGCTTTTCTGGTTCTTTACCCCAAGTTCGTCCCCGTAAGTTCTGGTTAGTTGCTGATGCTGAATTAATCGTTTATGGTGCAACTGAGCCAGATGCTACCGTTACCATTGGCGGACGACCGATTAAACTTAATCCAGACGGTACTTTCCGCTTCCAGATGTCTTTCCAAGATGGTTTAATCGATTATCCAATTATGGCTGTTGCGGTTGATGGCGAGCAAATGCGATCGATTCACATGAAGTTTAACCGCGAGACACCATCTCGTCATACCAATACGAAAGAAGAAGCTGTTGAAGAATGGCTTGCTTAA
- a CDS encoding YbjN domain-containing protein produces the protein MKIEEITTTFNQIFPAKAVKTPTDDSWQVELDQVRLLAILSEDKSWLRLLLPIVPVREAKPFLEQLLEANFDLTQEVRYAFHQEVLWGVYQHNVASLTPEDLEAAIARLVSLKEKGLDEVFNLLVEKQILQIISAAKLQGQTLQDTIQNLERFYHEGMLGGMEQNPQERERFLQAWRYQLERLWSEV, from the coding sequence ATGAAAATAGAAGAGATTACCACTACTTTTAACCAGATTTTCCCTGCGAAAGCAGTGAAAACTCCCACAGATGACTCTTGGCAAGTAGAGTTAGACCAAGTAAGGTTATTAGCGATTCTGTCGGAAGATAAGAGTTGGCTGCGACTGTTGTTGCCAATTGTACCCGTACGGGAAGCAAAACCATTTTTGGAACAGTTACTAGAAGCCAATTTTGATTTAACCCAAGAAGTTCGCTATGCCTTTCATCAAGAAGTTTTGTGGGGAGTATATCAGCACAATGTTGCTAGTTTAACACCAGAGGATTTAGAAGCGGCGATCGCGCGTCTCGTCTCTCTCAAAGAAAAAGGACTTGATGAGGTCTTTAATTTACTCGTTGAAAAGCAAATTCTGCAAATTATTAGCGCCGCCAAACTCCAAGGACAAACCCTCCAAGACACAATCCAAAATTTAGAGCGATTTTATCATGAAGGAATGCTAGGCGGCATGGAACAAAATCCCCAAGAAAGAGAACGGTTTCTCCAAGCATGGCGCTATCAATTAGAAAGACTTTGGTCAGAAGTATAA
- a CDS encoding DUF2358 domain-containing protein, with the protein MDILQILKEDYQRFPDNQTYSIYAENVYFQDPLNKFRGVKRYQKMIQFLGTFFQDVKMDLHNIYREGDTIHTEWTLNMTSPLPWKPRLAIPGRSELKVKNESTVISHLDFWHISRFDVLKQNFFASKMRKDTK; encoded by the coding sequence ATGGATATTCTGCAAATACTTAAAGAAGATTATCAGCGTTTTCCTGACAACCAAACTTACAGCATTTACGCGGAAAATGTCTATTTTCAAGACCCTCTTAATAAATTTCGTGGCGTAAAGCGCTATCAAAAGATGATTCAGTTCCTCGGTACTTTTTTTCAAGACGTAAAAATGGATCTCCACAACATTTATCGTGAAGGAGATACTATTCACACTGAATGGACATTAAATATGACCTCTCCTCTACCTTGGAAACCTCGTCTAGCAATCCCTGGTAGAAGCGAATTAAAAGTCAAAAACGAGTCTACAGTTATTTCTCACCTCGATTTTTGGCATATCTCCCGCTTCGATGTTCTCAAACAAAATTTCTTTGCCTCTAAAATGAGAAAAGATACTAAGTAA
- a CDS encoding TRC40/GET3/ArsA family transport-energizing ATPase gives MRLILMTGKGGVGKTSVAAATGLRCAELGYKTLVLSTDPAHSLADSFDLELAHEPRLVRPNLWGAELDALIELESNWGAVKRYITQVLQARGLEGVQAEELAILPGMDEIFGLVRMKRHYDEEDFEVLIIDSAPTGTALRLLSIPEVGGWYMRRFYKPLQGMSVALRPLVEPIFRPIAGFSLPDKEVMDAPYEFYQQIEELEKVLTDNQQTSVRLVTNPEKMVIKESLRAHAYLSLYNVATDLVVANRIIPDEVNDPFFQRWKENQQIYRQEIHENFLPLPVKEVPLYSEEMCGLPALERLKETLFADEDPTQVYYQENTIRVIQEQNQYSLELYLPGIAKDQIQLNKTGDELNIRIGNHRRNLVLPQALAALQPTGAKMEDDYLKIRFSDVAKV, from the coding sequence ATGCGTTTAATTCTCATGACTGGTAAAGGAGGAGTTGGCAAAACCTCTGTTGCTGCTGCTACCGGACTTCGCTGTGCCGAACTCGGTTATAAAACACTTGTACTAAGTACCGATCCCGCTCACTCCCTCGCCGACAGTTTTGACCTAGAATTGGCGCACGAACCGCGCCTGGTGCGTCCCAATCTCTGGGGTGCGGAACTCGATGCACTCATCGAACTAGAAAGCAACTGGGGCGCTGTCAAACGCTATATTACCCAGGTTTTGCAAGCGCGGGGACTGGAAGGCGTACAAGCGGAAGAATTGGCAATCTTACCAGGGATGGATGAAATTTTCGGCTTGGTACGCATGAAACGTCATTACGACGAAGAAGATTTTGAGGTGCTAATTATTGATTCTGCACCAACAGGGACGGCTTTGCGGCTACTAAGTATTCCCGAAGTTGGCGGTTGGTATATGAGAAGATTTTACAAACCTTTACAAGGAATGTCAGTCGCTCTCAGACCACTTGTAGAACCAATTTTTCGCCCGATCGCTGGTTTTTCTCTTCCCGATAAGGAAGTAATGGACGCTCCTTATGAATTTTACCAACAAATTGAGGAGTTAGAAAAGGTTTTAACTGATAATCAGCAAACTTCAGTGCGTTTGGTAACTAATCCCGAAAAAATGGTGATTAAAGAATCTTTACGCGCTCATGCTTATTTGAGTCTCTATAATGTAGCTACAGATTTAGTAGTTGCAAATCGGATTATTCCTGATGAAGTTAACGATCCATTTTTCCAACGTTGGAAGGAGAATCAACAAATTTATCGTCAAGAAATTCACGAAAATTTCCTTCCTTTACCTGTAAAAGAAGTACCGCTTTACTCGGAAGAAATGTGTGGTTTACCTGCATTAGAAAGATTGAAGGAAACTTTGTTTGCTGATGAAGATCCAACTCAGGTTTATTACCAGGAAAATACCATTAGAGTCATTCAGGAACAAAATCAATATAGTTTGGAATTGTATTTACCTGGAATAGCAAAAGACCAAATTCAACTGAATAAAACTGGCGATGAATTGAATATTAGAATTGGCAATCATCGGCGCAATTTAGTTTTACCCCAAGCTTTAGCCGCATTGCAGCCAACAGGTGCAAAAATGGAAGACGATTATTTAAAAATTCGCTTCTCCGATGTGGCAAAAGTTTAA
- a CDS encoding Uma2 family endonuclease produces MTAVTSTPQSKIFYPSADGEPVAETYDHLYAILTTLEVLRQYLQGRRATVLANQFLYYSQGFPRAKTAPDVMVIFDVEPGGRDNYKIWEEGQVPVVIFEMTSKATQQQDRDFKLTLYEQFGVAEYWLFDPKGEWITEKLRGYRLQGESYELITDGKSEPLQLRLTIEGKLIGFYRLDTGEKLLIPDELVARLQQETEARSAAEIEAEQQRELAEAERQRAEALEEMLTRYRERFGELPD; encoded by the coding sequence ATGACAGCAGTTACTTCAACGCCCCAGTCAAAAATATTTTATCCTAGTGCTGACGGTGAACCAGTGGCGGAAACTTACGATCATCTTTATGCTATTTTGACGACTTTAGAAGTTTTAAGACAATATCTCCAAGGTCGTCGCGCAACGGTATTAGCGAATCAGTTTTTATATTATTCCCAAGGCTTTCCGAGGGCGAAAACTGCGCCTGATGTGATGGTTATTTTCGATGTGGAACCGGGAGGACGAGATAACTATAAAATTTGGGAAGAAGGTCAAGTTCCGGTAGTTATTTTTGAAATGACTTCCAAAGCTACGCAACAGCAAGATCGTGATTTTAAGTTAACTCTTTACGAACAGTTTGGAGTAGCTGAATATTGGTTATTTGACCCGAAAGGAGAGTGGATAACCGAAAAATTGCGCGGTTATCGTTTGCAAGGTGAAAGTTACGAATTAATTACGGATGGCAAAAGTGAACCGTTGCAGTTGCGTTTGACAATTGAAGGTAAATTGATTGGTTTTTATCGTCTTGATACGGGGGAAAAGTTGTTAATTCCGGATGAATTAGTGGCGCGTTTGCAACAGGAAACTGAAGCAAGATCGGCGGCAGAAATTGAGGCGGAACAACAACGAGAACTTGCAGAAGCTGAACGGCAACGTGCAGAAGCTTTAGAAGAAATGTTAACTCGTTATCGGGAACGTTTTGGAGAGTTACCTGATTAA